CTGGTTTTGATCCGGGCACGGTGGGCCCACCAGTATTTCAGTTCGCGCCAGATGGGCATGACAATGAACCAGGTGATTTCGACGGCAAACAGAATCAGGCCAAGCAGTTTGAAAAAGAACAGGTACACCGTCGCGGCGATGCCCAGAAACAGCGTAAAGCGGTAAACCCAGGTGATGTATTCAAAGGTGATCAACAAGCGCCGTTGCCTGGGCTCAAATGGCTCTGGCCACGGTTCATCCATACCCCACAAAAAACGCCGCAAGGCCACGCGCGCCTGGGCGGAGGCGCGTTCGTGCAGATTGGGAAAATCCAGCAAGTCAGACAGGATGAAATACCCGTCAAAGCGCATGAACGGGCTGGCGTTGAGTGCCAGCGACAACACCCAGCTGGTAGTGGCCAGATACAGCAAGGCATTGCGCAGCGCGCCGGGCTCCACCAGCACCCAGCCCAGCGTGGCCAGACCCGCCAGCGCCAGTTCAGCCAGAATGCCGGCCGACGCCACCGCCAGCCGCTGGCGCGCGCTGGGCAGTTTCCAGCTCTCCCCGGTATCGGTGTACAGCATGGGCAGCATGACCACAAAGGCCACGCCCATATGCGCCACGCGCAAGCCCAGCCGGGTGGCAACCAGGGCGTGGCCCAGTTCATGCAGGGTTTTGGCAAAGGCCAGCGCCAGGGCAAAGCTGAGAATGCCCTGCATCGAGAACGACTCCACCACGCTGCTGGTGAAGGTATCCCATTGATGCAGTACCAGCGTCAGGCCCAGCAAGGTCAGCAGCAGCACTGCGACCACCGTGGTGCGGGTAAACAGCCAGCCAATATGCCCTGTCAGCCAGGCCAGAAAGCGTTGCGGGCGGACGAGCGGAATGCGGAAAAACAGGTAGTGGTGCAACAGCCAGCGCCATGAAAAAACATCGGTATGCGTGGCTTGTTGTTGCAGCCGGGCCAGCTTTTCCTGGGTTGGCCGCAGCAGGTTGTGGCCATCCAGAAAGCGCTGGAAGTCTTCCAGCTGGGCTTCGTCGGGCTTGAGTGCGGTACTGGCGGCGATATCGGCGCAGATACGGTCTGGCGGCAGTGCCCAGCGCAGCAAAAATTCAAACTCCAGCCAGCCGATCCGGTAAAACCGGTTGATGATGGCGTCCTGGATCATCCACGCCGGTTCACCATCCGGCCCGGGTGCGGCCTTGATTAGCTTGAGGTCTTCCCGCAGCGGGGCAAACGGCAGGCTGGCAGCGAAAGACATCACCAGCCCGTCCAGGCGCGCGCGGCAGCCAGCGGACGCCGCAACAGGTAGTACGCCAGACTGACGCGGCTGCCATAGAGCTTGGCCGTGCCGTGCAGGCCCAGCCGGGCGTGCGCTGGTTGACCGTCAATGCTGGCCAGTAGCCGGTAGGCCACCACGCCGTCATCGCCGGTTTTGGCCTGGTAGCTGGTTTCTACAATCTTGCCGCGCACTGGCGAGAGCGGCCAGGCGCTGAGAAACAGCGTGACTTCATCGCCTTCTTCCAGCGCTATCGCATCAGCGACGGCCAGATGGATCAGGATGGCGGGTTTGTCCGGGTTGGCCAGTTGCAAGATGCGCTCACCCGTGACCACCGGTTTGCCCAGCCAGTCGTTGGGGTCACTGAACACGGCCACGCCCGCTTCAGGCGCAAGCACTTGCGTGCGTTGCAATTGCGCTTGTACCGCCGCCAGTTCAGCGCGGCGCTGCCGGGCGGTGCCTTCCAGTACGGCCAGTTCGCTGCGCGACTGCGGGTTGTCAAATGCGCGCTGGCTGGCCGACATCAGTTCGGCATCGGCCACGGCCACTTGTTTGCTCAGGACTTCCACCCGGCCACGCAGCGAGGTTTCATCCAGCGTGAACAAGCTGGTGCCGGCCGCCACCGGCTGGTTGGGTTTGACGTTGATGCGCTGGATCACGCCATCAATGGGCGAACTGATGACTTGTGCGTCGCTGGACACAATCTCTGCCGGCGCCAGCACGGTTTGCCGTACCGGGATCAGCAACAATGCAGCCAGGATCAGCAGCGTAACGATCCATTGTTTGCGGCTGGGGCGCCACCACAAGGCCCGTTGCTGGCGGGTGAGCGCGGCCCAGCAGTACGCCCAGGTGGCACGCACGCCAGCCAGGGTTTCAACCAGGGGTTGGGCGGGCGGTTCATCCAGCATGACCAGCAAAAAGCCCAGTCGCCGGCCATCTTGCGTCACCACGGGCGCGCACCAGACACCGGTGGGCCACCATTCGGCCCAGCCTTCGCGGATATCAGCGGGGATGTCGGGTGGGTCTGGCGTCAGCCAGATTGCGTCGGCACTGGCGGTCTGGCTGTTGACCCAGCGCGCGGCCCGATCCAGCCAGACCAGATACGGCGAGTCTTCGGCCGGTTTGGCCAGGCCGGAAATGCTCAGCAACACCGGTTTGCCACCGTGATCGGCAAACACCATGGCCTGCCGGAACTGCATGAGGGCGTACAGGTCGTTGGCCATGGAAAAGGCCAGCGCATTCAGCGACTCTGCCGCCAGCGCGCGGTCACGCAGGCTGTCCAGATACAGCAACAGCTGCGGGTGAGGTAAGGCTGTGTCGTTCATTGACCTGAGATCCGCGCCGTGCCGCTCATGCCGGCAATCAGCTCCGGATTTTCCTTGTCCAGTTGCGCTTCCACTTCTACGGTTTGCGCCACGGCATCCACCCGCGCGTTCACCACGCTGATGTGCGCCGGGTAGCTCTTGCCGGTTTCATGAATGTTCACATCCAGCGCGGTGCCGGGCTTGAGTTTGCCCAAAAGGGCGGACGGCACATTCATGCGCACTTTCAGCGGCCCGTCGCTGACCAGATCCAGCAGCGGCGTGCCGGTGCTGACGGTCTGGTACGGTTTGACGTAGACCTTGGCCACGCGGCCGGCAAAAGGGGCGGTGATCTGGCAATAACCCAGCTGGGCGCGCGTCAGCGCCAGTGTGCCGGAAGCCTTGTCCACTTCAGTCTGCATGGCGGCTACTTCAATATCGCCCGCCGCGTTGAGTTTTTGCAGGCCTTTTTTGGCTTCCAGGTTCTGTCTGGCCAGATTGAGTTCTGCGGTGGCCACGCCGGCACGGGCTTTGACTTCGGCGCAGTCCAGTTGCACCAGCACCGCGCTCTTGGCTACGCGCTTGCCCAGTGACACTTTCAGATCGGTCAGCGCGCCGTTCATCTGGCTTGATAGCGTTGTTTCAAGCTTGGGTGCCAGCAAGACGCGGATGGCGTTGGTGTCGTCCGGGGTGTCGGCTGGTTTGCTGGCAGCCAGGGTCAGGCCGCTGGCCAGACTCAGCAACAGCCAGGCCACGCCCTTACTGAGTGGCCGCCGGGCCCGATGCGCTAATGGGGACGGGGACTGCTTTTTCCAGAATGTCAGACCGCAATTGCGGCGTCGCCATGACAGTCTGGTGAATCGCCTGAGCAAGGGTTTTGATGTCATATTTTTCTACGCTTTCCGGGAGCACGTCAAAGCCAATGGAGTTATACAGACGGCCCCATGCCGCCTGGGTGTCCGAGTACGCTGCTTCGCGCTGATAGCGCGACAACAGGTATCGGCCTTCGGCGCGGATGACCTCCAGTTCCGAGCCCAGTGAAGTGGTTTTTGCCGCCTGCGCGTAATCCAGCAAAGAGCGGTCTACCCGCAGGCTTTCATCGGCATAGTTCAGTTCTTCGCGCGCCAGCCGGTAGCGCAAATTGCCCACGCGCACCTGCGTCAGGATCGCCATGGATAGCGCAATGCGGCGCATGTCGTCGGTGGCGGCCTGGGCGTCCTGCTCTTCATTCAAAGATGGGTATTGCAAGAGCTTGAGCAGGTTGATCGAGACATTCAGCCCGATGGCATTCCAGGTGTTGTTGTACAGGTAAGCGTTGGAGTCATACTGCGTGTTCACGTCCAGGCTCACGTTCGGCCACAACTGCGCCTTGGCGATGTTCAGATCGTTCTCGTTGACCCGCTTGCGATACCACTCTTCCATGATTTCCGGCCGGTGTTCGAGCGCCAGTGTTTCCAGCTTTTGCTCGCTCACGTTCATGTCCGGCAGGCCTTTTTCTTCAGTGTCTTCCAGCACCATGGGCGAGCCTGGCGGCAAGGACATCAGCGCAGCCAGTTCAGATTGCGCCAGTTCCAGATCCTGGCGCCGCACCGTCAATAACTGGATGGAATCGAGCAGCGCGCGCTGGTAAGCCAGGATTTCCTGGCGTGGCAACAACCCTTTGTCCTGCGCCTGGCGGGCGGCATCCAGCGCCTTGCGGGTGCGATCAAGCAACTCGTCCACCTGGGGGCGCAGCCGTTGTGCGGCCAGCGCGCGCCAGTAGGCGTTGCGCACGTCCTGCAGTACGTTTTGTTCGACCTTGCGCCGGCGTTCATCGGCCATCAGCATCTGGTCGGCTTTTTGCTGGGTGCGGTAATAGGCCACGCCAAAATCCAGCAGGCTCCAGCTCAGGCCCAGTGAATTGAGTTTGTGGTAACGCTCTTCCGAGGTGGAAGGCCGCAAGCTGACGGTGCGGTCTTCAATGCCGATGGAGGTGCCGCCGGAATCATTGTTGCGCGCCGTATAACCGGCGGATTCCACCAGGCGCGGCAGCATTTCGTAGGCCGAGACATCGCGGATTTTCGACGCCAGGGCCGACTCCATCAGCTTGAGCCGGTAATCCAGGTTGTACTTGAGGGCGCGGGCGGCGGCTTCGTAAAAGGTGATGGGACCGGTGACGGGTTCTTGCGCGGTGTACATCTTCACCTGGTCATCCACCACGCGTTTGCGCATTTCATCAGCCGTCGCGGGCTTGGTCTGGGTGAGTGAACCACATGCGGCCAGCAACAAGCTGGCGCTCAGCAGCAGGGTCATGCGTGCGGGACGGCGCGGGATCCTCCGCATAAAGTCTCCTTGATTACGCCTCATGAGCGAGATCGGTTTGCAGTTGAGGGGTGGTCCGGCGCAGGCTGGCCGGCAAAGTGGTTGAGGCGGCTTCCAGTTGTGCCTTGAACCCGGCGGCCGTGCGCGGCGCCGCGTGGTGCGGCACAGGGCGGTGACCATGATGCGGTGTGGCGTGATGCTGGACGACCGGATGCTCGGTCATGTTTTTCTGGGTCAGCGCAAACACCGACGGGTTGTCCAGCAAGCCATCGGCGGTCAGATTGGTGCGGCTTTGCCGGCCCATCAGCCAGGCTTGATCCAGTGCAGAGTCACGCTGGCTTTGATGCACGCTGTTGGCCACGTGGACATCCGG
The Silvimonas iriomotensis genome window above contains:
- a CDS encoding HlyD family efflux transporter periplasmic adaptor subunit, which gives rise to MSFAASLPFAPLREDLKLIKAAPGPDGEPAWMIQDAIINRFYRIGWLEFEFLLRWALPPDRICADIAASTALKPDEAQLEDFQRFLDGHNLLRPTQEKLARLQQQATHTDVFSWRWLLHHYLFFRIPLVRPQRFLAWLTGHIGWLFTRTTVVAVLLLTLLGLTLVLHQWDTFTSSVVESFSMQGILSFALALAFAKTLHELGHALVATRLGLRVAHMGVAFVVMLPMLYTDTGESWKLPSARQRLAVASAGILAELALAGLATLGWVLVEPGALRNALLYLATTSWVLSLALNASPFMRFDGYFILSDLLDFPNLHERASAQARVALRRFLWGMDEPWPEPFEPRQRRLLITFEYITWVYRFTLFLGIAATVYLFFFKLLGLILFAVEITWFIVMPIWRELKYWWAHRARIKTSRRLVFWALLGGGIILTALPWQRQIAAVGVARTAQQLRVFVPFPARILQIHPAGQVQAGDLLMTMDEPDIAARLLGSEAGRQGYEARLAGLIADDKGLDEQLATEEQASVQARESNSARKEMARLTLKAPFAGRWMDVDPAWRQGQWMGPRQAIGVLVNPAQWQVDAYVRQDDVQQINPGDSIRFYPDGAAHALTGKVVSVGNTRVRQLDYPMLSAHYKGPIPVAAAEDGLTPNPPVFHVLIQLTQVPDGLRETRGQIQILGQRQSFLVEGATRLLSAVLKESGF
- a CDS encoding efflux RND transporter periplasmic adaptor subunit, coding for MNDTALPHPQLLLYLDSLRDRALAAESLNALAFSMANDLYALMQFRQAMVFADHGGKPVLLSISGLAKPAEDSPYLVWLDRAARWVNSQTASADAIWLTPDPPDIPADIREGWAEWWPTGVWCAPVVTQDGRRLGFLLVMLDEPPAQPLVETLAGVRATWAYCWAALTRQQRALWWRPSRKQWIVTLLILAALLLIPVRQTVLAPAEIVSSDAQVISSPIDGVIQRINVKPNQPVAAGTSLFTLDETSLRGRVEVLSKQVAVADAELMSASQRAFDNPQSRSELAVLEGTARQRRAELAAVQAQLQRTQVLAPEAGVAVFSDPNDWLGKPVVTGERILQLANPDKPAILIHLAVADAIALEEGDEVTLFLSAWPLSPVRGKIVETSYQAKTGDDGVVAYRLLASIDGQPAHARLGLHGTAKLYGSRVSLAYYLLRRPLAAARAWTGW
- a CDS encoding efflux RND transporter periplasmic adaptor subunit, whose amino-acid sequence is MAWLLLSLASGLTLAASKPADTPDDTNAIRVLLAPKLETTLSSQMNGALTDLKVSLGKRVAKSAVLVQLDCAEVKARAGVATAELNLARQNLEAKKGLQKLNAAGDIEVAAMQTEVDKASGTLALTRAQLGYCQITAPFAGRVAKVYVKPYQTVSTGTPLLDLVSDGPLKVRMNVPSALLGKLKPGTALDVNIHETGKSYPAHISVVNARVDAVAQTVEVEAQLDKENPELIAGMSGTARISGQ
- a CDS encoding TolC family protein yields the protein MRRIPRRPARMTLLLSASLLLAACGSLTQTKPATADEMRKRVVDDQVKMYTAQEPVTGPITFYEAAARALKYNLDYRLKLMESALASKIRDVSAYEMLPRLVESAGYTARNNDSGGTSIGIEDRTVSLRPSTSEERYHKLNSLGLSWSLLDFGVAYYRTQQKADQMLMADERRRKVEQNVLQDVRNAYWRALAAQRLRPQVDELLDRTRKALDAARQAQDKGLLPRQEILAYQRALLDSIQLLTVRRQDLELAQSELAALMSLPPGSPMVLEDTEEKGLPDMNVSEQKLETLALEHRPEIMEEWYRKRVNENDLNIAKAQLWPNVSLDVNTQYDSNAYLYNNTWNAIGLNVSINLLKLLQYPSLNEEQDAQAATDDMRRIALSMAILTQVRVGNLRYRLAREELNYADESLRVDRSLLDYAQAAKTTSLGSELEVIRAEGRYLLSRYQREAAYSDTQAAWGRLYNSIGFDVLPESVEKYDIKTLAQAIHQTVMATPQLRSDILEKAVPVPISASGPAATQ